A stretch of the Theileria equi strain WA chromosome 1, complete sequence genome encodes the following:
- a CDS encoding hypothetical protein (encoded by transcript BEWA_031950A), with product MEGPDKESIQKYDSNEHRSEDYASDSSNRGCSAQDSYYQEDSQCPCYMCNSGAVDSKSSYSDDNSTSIEFAIRSFWRLAKTQNDIESPMEGHCKGFHYRLLLHPRGTTGTDSESSHLSVFVEAVVQDWYPEYWVFPNVRFELTVVNFKDPKQSVTSWAHWSFSSDATSRGWQKMISHSRLTKAAGFMDEDGTVLVKGKAEPPYPFLWSKAPIYHPLMMWEYISDRAQREICSDAQSEKHAKYKLPNCNSSSSNTAPTLEENSAPSKRTNAPPYPLTENDICKCGHGSCNSPGSKTVDYKTILDKLSHESCTPSDDASSQAKQGTKSLPENKSNAVSDNALLRFLDSIVPALHPTLDSDLVALMIHVLYHLREFRRAVFMWNAQGEYENTSDNSIVLALQKTFAYMQLYPLAVSCRTYKLSSMGNSNIPKYYVYELLPKVPSNKRRFSSEDMFENLNDTSVQDSSLYNGYRKSVYDEASYDATSHEDGLGYMDQPDESHQPSGRISNANHKPTTQRCCVFDGGRFEWEVPSSAYQRSTDNDDKDRLVDGPSSANFVNQCLSSYRLIPGTLSHSIGERQDVFGKILPPPPNLKHILKAMHMTDLQVLEVQDQLVNIHTELFTMLLRDLASAKKVLKQKRLLSGSEGDNHDKNIPWFLRDQTNLEATCKSLFSGSSESEGLFHSASVNDISTIYIRCKHSHSLQKALESTAKTMARYPEVLFFYLYPTKNAKKGELFDVPLRLDGTILCETNNMNPFSGYQYDIQSNNDNEDPTAANSSEYAVNAENFETYSDEEEDDAQDEDDGEDSFADFTAEGANSDKDRIPIKWYSLYALIIREGDIRSEASGKGGSTFNSLLLRPEEDGPWYRMCEGRVEKLNTKMEFTEWKCHRDFFCSAAVYIAEDYIDMLQVGEVNLSGNLKTWNPTLYYETLEKLGITEQDILNPSPQDASSTCDVEKSMPKPEDEVNEEPEYETEQRTSDDQITEYINVSHFGIDNLVYKRKIGQRHPRLLSCCDVHGYTPAILDALNEKELRNKTFKMATQREISRRINRLETIRPFISWLFSASKENTALLNGIIPPIDGKSLVNFLQRRERIFEEEFRNLVSEIFFKEVGEHLALSSIYRWSNNSCSCGCRCKTCGTGSPALLLTENGRFPEEELRTHLSEPATILFRNIQILRCHLEYFCKDCRNLNLQMKENQRLSELHEFKATSERSALFLIECIWDACIRYTLDCRTILFLKAASDNPQSSITDISLSQTSSLSHLSGIGAKQTALHPPLGQCRDLFVFDGTQSGSSDSLEEELTNYSDTKYDLNINVELEIMHYLSNKYKLPTVSRMRNFLRKHHVLVYAFIRPHELARCYLEKKYLGCNIKDELKDAGFEITWNEDAFAQRATLESLSEDEKIRYGIGSGLNDPFKTIGNHLCNTYEELITKMLVHMQDAEKNAYSKTFDYVYTCGDISKVVEAIHIECAKTVNVDSKSLKIENDEEICTCESFLTECRLSSQHHSFLPEVTSSIEHLSWEMADLGNISTDTSHVQNDYSSLVEEFADFHLGSGDQKRKKKPKLRKQSLEKGTCIIPPLDIKLRELNINQEAAFLACPNVFIDVATLVKYSSANKKNNTSSDKQGKWGDCVSNFDVNQPYGSDANVTIGYTSLLKLDNANYRAICKQTNFNEKSESDISKVKYAVEIGIIITQDLFGLEGFASEEKLNPIRRLMVYNEYKDEVTGKTVPMRVEHLYWAMRRLFHQQIPQDFDGAFITPTKTKKTKTTPKSICGNVCTCDENECQTNLRWRPMPRDTFMLYALCPDPHPVRRGRRRFVYMQPESGLGNYIDVDRASNNYKNPDITILVVAAPTSLYNTLMPFPYPEDSEYPLLLFKWMCCDTVDLFCLGAIVCDSKKQLQQYIFEWLLPLVRELGYLPKLGQNEKDDIDQYQVLEECSIRTVQNVRRWSCAIRKINKRPGDIIITQLKRNVDSPASLRFKEAVAFMHSVRELSELEALELLPTHENTDENLDNWMKQDNANDDKPDELVQKLAKKKKRKSTKSAIPSNKKSTFSKSVYSSVEDNAKDEVSNIYQPSTDEVKTTEAEDAVVIAEKSPSSDSVNVYNIVEEALEGILKSNDFISYQDALGNGISNVNSDDFVEKLFSGDLFGDDVRNSVYLYIQQIMVDEMEVEFEVDMELTTENIPIPISPRLRACADIIISSLNEQKARDDVENILDNLYEQNSFIASCIFSYALCSIGSNRLMNKHLEGFSKGVIAKLVEHCSTHSHIIFKDDEDTTTKEQDILCYILSVLNIFYGESQGVANLFNRGQHVVFIMKLIAERTKSPQSFPTPLASPTALKHDAFERFNSKSKVEPKKSDYVLDLFNNSTLFLFHEECLEQLERLVLQELKIWWYQREILLSNMKHVLLGITKGGKITLVSKDNAYYLEGHEDQESLDFSDVHYLQQCCKRFPDELGTSLDNGKICIFANYIGSDVESESLDGLKDTLEKCKRGKKNIKRSIPNQPMRAHETMQPFSSLYDMERASNQTSLIVMSMKYSNYLKKIDSQTIGSIIQHHSRCSIQNIPPPPSIFPPQPHYVDN from the coding sequence ATGGAAGGCCCCGATAAGGAATCCATACAAAAATACGACTCAAACGAGCACAGGAGTGAGGATTACGCCTCAGACTCTTCAAATAGGGGTTGCTCTGCTCAGGATTCGTATTATCAGGAAGATTCACAATGCCCGTGCTACATGTGTAACAGCGGCGCTGTAGATTCAAAATCAAGCTACTCAGATGATAATTCAACTAGTATAGAATTCGCAATTCGCTCCTTTTGGAGACTGGCAAAGACACAAAATGATATCGAGTCACCGATGGAAGGACACTGTAAAGGATTCCATTATAGGTTACTACTCCATCCAAGAGGAACAACTGGAACAGACAGCGAATCTAGTCATTTGTCCGTTTTTGTGGAAGCAGTTGTACAAGATTGGTATCCTGAATACTGGGTCTTTCCAAATGTTCGCTTTGAACTTACGGTAGTAAATTTTAAGGATCCAAAGCAATCTGTGACATCTTGGGCCCATTGGAGTTTTTCTAGTGATGCTACTTCAAGAGGTTGGCAGAAGATGATTTCCCACAGTAGATTAACAAAAGCTGCTGGGTTCatggatgaagatggaacTGTTTTAGTTAAGGGAAAAGCAGAACCTCCATATCCGTTTTTATGGTCAAAGGCACCTATATACCATCCCTTAATGATGTGGGAATATATATCAGATCGTGCTCAAAGAGAAATATGTTCGGATGCACAGTCCGAGAAACatgcaaaatataaattgCCAAACTGTAATAGTTCAAGCTCAAATACAGCGCCTACTTTAGAAGAGAATTCCGCACCTTCTAAAAGGACAAACGCTCCACCTTATCCTCTTACGGAGAATGATATTTGCAAATGCGGCCATGGGTCATGTAATTCTCCCGGAAGTAAAACGGTTGATTACAAGACAATCTTGGACAAATTGTCACACGAAAGTTGTACTCCTTCCGATGATGCATCATCACAGGCCAAACAGGGTACCAAATCTTTGCCGGAAAACAAATCGAACGCAGTTTCTGATAATGCATTATTGAGATTTTTGGACTCTATAGTTCCAGCTTTACATCCTACTCTTGATTCTGATCTTGTTGCGTTGATGATTCATGTTTTGTATCATTTGAGAGAGTTCCGTAGGGCTGTTTTCATGTGGAACGCACAAGGTGAATACGAGAATACCTCCGATAATAGCATTGTTTTGGCTCTTCAAAAGACATTTGCATATATGCAACTGTATCCTTTGGCCGTTTCTTGCAGAACCTACAAACTTTCATCCATGGGAAATAGTAACATACCAAAATATTATGTTTATGAATTACTTCCAAAGGTTCCTAGCAACAAGAGACGTTTTTCTTCTGAAGATATGTTTGAAAACTTGAACGACACTTCTGTTCAAGATTCATCCCTGTATAATGGATATAGAAAATCGGTATATGATGAAGCAAGCTATGATGCAACTTCACACGAAGACGGATTAGGTTATATGGATCAACCAGACGAATCACACCAACCGTCTGGACGCATTAGCAACGCCAATCACAAACCAACAACACAGAGGTGTTGTGTTTTTGATGGTGGTCGATTTGAATGGGAAGTACCATCGTCAGCTTATCAGCGTAGCACAGATAATGACGACAAAGATAGACTTGTAGATGGCCCTTCTAGCGCTAATTTTGTGAACCAATGCCTTTCTAGCTATAGGTTAATCCCAGGAACGCTTAGCCATAGCATAGGTGAACGTCAGGATGTCTTTGGCAAGATATTACCTCCACCCCCCAATTTAAAGCATATTTTGAAGGCCATGCACATGACAGATTTACAAGTGTTAGAAGTACAGGACCAGCTGGTGAATATACACACGGAGCTGTTTACCATGCTTTTACGTGATCTTGCATCAGCTAAAAAGGTCTTGAAACAAAAGAGACTTCTTTCTGGCTCTGAGGGTGATAATcatgataaaaatattccTTGGTTCTTAAGAGACCAAACTAATCTTGAAGCCACATGTAAGTCATTATTTTCTGGAAGCAGCGAAAGCGAAGGATTATTTCATAGTGCAAGCGTAAATGACATTTCAACGATTTACATCCGCTGTAAGCATTCTCATTCGTTACAAAAGGCTTTGGAATCTACCGCAAAGACTATGGCTAGGTATCCTGAGGTTCTGTTTTTCTATCTTTACCCAACAAAGAATGCTAAAAAGGGAGAATTGTTCGATGTGCCTCTGAGATTGGATGGTACGATACTATGTGAGACCAATAATATGAACCCATTTTCTGGTTATCAATACGACATTCAATCCAATAATGACAATGAAGATCCAACGGCTGCAAATAGCTCAGAGTATGCTGTAAATGctgaaaattttgaaacGTATTcagatgaagaggaagatgacgCTcaagatgaggatgatggTGAAGATAGCTTTGCTGATTTTACAGCAGAAGGTGCAAATAGCGATAAGGATAGAATACCCATAAAATGGTATTCTTTATACGCTCTAATTATAAGAGAGGGAGACATTAGATCAGAAGCATCTGGGAAAGGTGGAAGTACATTTAATTCTCTATTGTTAAGACCTGAAGAAGACGGTCCATGGTATAGAATGTGTGAAGGTCGTGTTGAAAAattaaatacaaaaatgGAGTTTACAGAATGGAAGTGTCATCGCGACTTTTTTTGCTCTGCAGCAGTGTATATAGCTGAGGATTACATTGATATGTTACAGGTTGGTGAAGTTAATTTATCTGGAAATTTGAAGACTTGGAACCCAACTCTATATTATGAAACACTGGAAAAACTTGGTATAACTGAACAggacattttaaatccatCACCTCAGGATGCCAGTAGCACATGTGATGTGGAAAAATCTATGCCTAAGCCTGAAGATGAAGTGAATGAGGAACCAGAGTATGAAACAGAACAAAGGACATCTGATGATCAAATTACtgaatatataaatgttaGTCACTTTGGTATTGACAACCTCGTTTACAAGAGAAAAATAGGCCAAAGGCACCCAAGGCTATTGTCATGTTGTGATGTCCATGGCTATACACCTGCAATATTGGATGCATTGAATGAAAAGGAGCTACGAAacaaaacatttaaaatggCAACACAACGTGAAATTTCCAGACGTATAAATCGTTTAGAAACCATACGCCCATTTATCAGTTGGTTATTCAGCGCTTCCAAAGAAAATACTGCCTTACTTAATGGTATAATTCCTCCTATAGACGGAAAATCACTAGTAAACTTTTTACAAAGAAGAGAGCGTATTTTTGAGGAAGAGTTTCGCAATTTAGTTTCggaaatattttttaaGGAGGTTGGAGAACACTTGGCACTAAGCTCTATTTATAGGTGGAGCAACAATTCATGCTCCTGTGGGTGTAGGTGTAAGACTTGTGGTACAGGATCTCCTGCGTTATTGTTGACAGAGAATGGCAGATTTCCTGAGGAAGAGCTGAGAACACACCTGTCAGAACCTGCTACCATTTTATTTAGGAATATTCAAATACTAAGATGCCACCtggaatatttttgcaAGGATTGTCGCAATTTAAATTTGCAGATGAAAGAGAACCAAAGATTATCTGAACTGCATGAATTCAAGGCTACTTCGGAGCGTTCAGCCCTTTTCTTAATAGAATGCATATGGGATGCATGTATCAGGTATACACTGGACTGTAGAACTATACTATTTTTGAAAGCAGCATCAGACAACCCACAAAGTTCCATTACAGACATTAGTTTAAGCCAGACATCTTCTCTAAGTCACCTTTCTGGAATTGGAGCGAAACAAACCGCATTGCATCCCCCGTTGGGTCAGTGTCGTgatttgtttgtttttgacGGAACGCAGTCAGGCAGTAGCGATTCATTAGAGGAAGAACTCACAAACTATTCAGACACTAAGTACgatttaaatataaatgtgGAGCTGGAAATAATGCACTACCTTTCAAACAAATACAAGTTACCAACGGTTAGTCGTATGAGAAACTTTTTGCGCAAACACCATGTTTTGGTATATGCTTTTATCAGACCTCACGAATTAGCCAGGTGTTATTTAGAGAAAAAGTATCTCGGATGTAACATAAAGGATGAATTGAAGGACGCTGGATTTGAGATTACATGGAACGAGGACGCCTTTGCTCAGCGCGCCACCCTTGAATCATTatcagaagatgaaaagataCGGTATGGAATAGGGTCTGGTCTGAATGACCCATTTAAGACAATTGGTAATCATTTGTGCAATACATACGAAGAGTTGATCACAAAGATGCTTGTACACATGCAGGATGCGGAGAAAAATGCATATTCAAAAACGTTTGATTATGTTTATACTTGCGGGGATATTTCAAAAGTTGTCGAAGCTATACATATAGAATGCGCAAAAACCGTAAATGTTGATAGTAAAAGCCTAAAAATTGAGAATGACGAAGAAATTTGTACTTGTGAATCATTCTTGACTGAATGTAGGCTCTCGTCTCAGCATCACTCCTTCCTTCCAGAAGTTACATCTTCCATAGAGCACCTATCATGGGAAATGGCGGACTTGGGAAATATTTCAACTGATACATCACACGTACAAAATGATTATTCTAGCCTAGTTGAAGAATTTGCCGATTTTCATCTAGGTTCTGGGGACCAAAAGAGAAAGAAAAAACCCAAACTTCGCAAGCAATCTCTAGAAAAGGGAACCTGTATAATACCTCCTTTAGACATTAAGTTAAGAGAACTAAACATTAATCAGGAGGCTGCCTTCTTGGCCTGTCCTAATGTTTTCATAGATGTGGCCACTTTGGTTAAATATTCGTCTGCTAACAAAAAGAACAACACATCTTCCGATAAGCAAGGCAAATGGGGAGATTGTGTTAGCAATTTTGATGTAAATCAGCCATACGGATCTGATGCCAATGTTACAATAGGTTACACGTCCCTACTGAAGTTAGATAATGCAAACTATAGGGCTATTTGTAAGCAGACTAATTTTAATGAGAAGAGTGAGTCTGACATTTCTAAAGTAAAATATGCAGTTGAAATTGGTATAATAATTACACAAGATCTTTTTGGTTTAGAAGGATTTGCTTCAGAGGAAAAATTGAATCCGATAAGAAGGTTGATGGTTTataatgaatataaagatgaagTAACAGGAAAGACAGTACCTATGCGTGTTGAGCACCTTTACTGGGCTATGCGCCGTCTATTTCACCAACAGATTCCCCAAGATTTTGATGGAGCTTTTATTACTCCtacaaaaacaaagaaGACAAAAACTACACCAAAGTCCATTTGTGGAAATGTTTGCACTTGTGATGAAAACGAATGTCAGACAAATCTAAGGTGGCGTCCAATGCCTCGTGATACGTTCATGCTTTATGCTCTTTGCCCAGATCCACACCCTGTTAGAAGAGGAAGGCGAAGGTTTGTTTACATGCAGCCAGAATCTGGGCTTGGCAACTACATTGATGTTGATAGAGCTTCAAACAATTACAAGAATCCAGATATTACCATTTTGGTTGTTGCCGCTCCAACATCTTTATACAATACCCTAATGCCATTTCCCTATCCTGAAGACTCAGAATATCCCTTGTTGCTATTTAAGTGGATGTGCTGTGATACAGTCGACTTGTTTTGTCTTGGAGCAATAGTGTGTGATTCTAAGAAACAACTTCAAcaatatatttttgaaTGGTTACTACCTTTGGTTAGAGAGCTAGGATATCTTCCTAAACTCGGTCAAAACGAAAAGGATGATATTGATCAATATCAAgttttggaagaatgtaGTATAAGGACTGTACAAAATGTTAGAAGATGGAGTTGTGCCATTaggaaaataaacaaacgtCCAGGAGACATTATAATCACTCAACTTAAGAGAAACGTGGATTCCCCCGCATCATTGAGATTTAAAGAAGCTGTCGCATTTATGCATAGTGTACGTGAATTATCTGAGTTAGAAGCTCTTGAATTACTACCTACACATGAGAATACTGATGAAAACTTGGATAATTGGATGAAACAGGATAACGCTAACGATGACAAACCCGATGAACTCGTTCAAAAGTTGGcaaagaaaaagaagagaaaatCTACAAAATCTGCAATACCATCAAACAAAAAGAGTACATTTTCAAAGTCCGTATATTCATCTGTTGAAGATAATGCAAAGGATGAGGTTTCGAATATATATCAACCTTCAACTGATGAGGTAAAAACCACCGAAGCAGAGGATGCTGTTGTGATAGCAGAGAAATCTCCAAGTTCTGACAGTGTAAACGTTTATAATATAGTAGAAGAAGCGTTGGAAGGAATTTTGAAAAGTAACGATTTTATAAGTTATCAAGATGCTTTGGGTAATGGTATATCTAATGTAAACTCCGACGACTTTGTTGAGAAACTTTTCTCAGGTGATCTATTTGGTGATGATGTTAGGAATTCTGTTTACCTTTACATACAACAGATTATGGTGGACGAAATGGAAGTTGAGTTTGAAGTGGATATGGAACTAACTACTGaaaatattccaattcCTATATCTCCCAGACTTAGAGCTTGTGCTGATATAATTATAAGTTCTTTGAACGAACAAAAAGCTCGTGATGATGTTGagaatattttggataACCTATATGAGCAAAATTCCTTTATAGcttcttgtatattttcCTATGCCCTGTGCTCTATAGGAAGCAACCGGCTTATGAACAAACATCTTGAAGGTTTTTCAAAGGGTGTCATTGCAAAATTAGTTGAACACTGTTCTACGCATTCTCATATTATATTTAAGGATGACGAAGATACTACTACCAAGGAACAGGACATTCTTTGCTACATCTTGTCAGTTCTAAACATTTTTTACGGTGAAAGCCAAGGTGTTGCAAACTTATTTAACAGGGGCCAACATGTCGTATTCATAATGAAACTAATTGCTGAACGAACAAAATCTCCCCAAAGCTTTCCAACACCCTTGGCCTCCCCAACTGCGCTCAAGCATGATGCATTTGAAAGATTTAATTCAAAGTCAAAGGTGGAACCAAAAAAATCTGATTATGTTCTGGATCTATTTAATAATTCCACcttgtttttgtttcacGAAGAATGTCTAGAGCAGTTGGAACGGTTAGTTTTGCAAGAGCTAAAGATATGGTGGTATCAAAGAGAGATTCTTTTGTCGAATATGAAACATGTTCTTTTGGGTATAACAAAGGGTGGAAAGATAACTCTTGTTAGCAAGGACAACGCTTACTATTTGGAGGGTCACGAGGACCAAGAGTCTTTGGACTTTTCCGATGTTCACTACCTACAACAGTGTTGCAAACGTTTTCCTGACGAGCTAGGAACTAGCCTTGATAACGGAAAGATATGcatttttgcaaattaCATCGGTAGTGATGTTGAATCAGAATCACTGGATGGTTTGAAGGATACacttgaaaaatgtaaaagAGGAAagaaaaatataaaacgCAGTATCCCGAACCAACCTATGCGCGCACATGAGACTATGCAACCATTTTCTAGTCTTTATGATATGGAAAGAGCAAGCAACCAAACCTCTTTGATTGTAATGTCTATGAAATATTCCAATTATCTCAAAAAAATTGATTCGCAAACGATTGGAAGTATTATCCAACATCATAGCAGATGTTCTATACAGAACATACCCCCTCCCCCGAGCATATTCCCACCTCAACCACATTATGTTGATAACTAG
- a CDS encoding hypothetical protein (encoded by transcript BEWA_031970A): MLKAFLLLSFYTSLAVGGLLQSSRLLQRPSSSNSCKYNNDSAVYEYLFSLIGLEQQRNSTSKFLDEDSLGIPRNFLSFFSNKFFSSNSSDGSERKLERRIAECTLTNEDKDGVTVRTLYLPLKDAEEYAKRIENAKEGTQIRRFSNKTDDESEADANIKVDFKCKTITIDDDTKKCSTCVYSEVMVPRRHMRFGHFGPATILECINGYDNNLGSSERPYFVQEVQNYHPICLA; the protein is encoded by the coding sequence ATGCTAAAGGCATTTCTGCTGCTTTCGTTTTACACTTCACTTGCCGTTGGTGGTCTTCTGCAGTCGAGTAGATTGCTACAGCGGCCTTCCTCCTCAAACTCATGTAAATATAATAACGATTCAGCAGTATATGAATATTTGTTCAGTTTAATAGGCTTGGAACAGCAACGCAACTCTACTTCTAAGTTCCTAGATGAAGATTCCCTTGGGATACCGAGAAactttttatcattcttctcaaaCAAATTCTTTTCATCGAATTCCAGTGATGGAAGCGAGAGGAAACTGGAAAGAAGGATAGCTGAATGCACATTGACCAATGAAGATAAGGACGGTGTCACTGTTCGGACTCTCTACCTTCCCCTGAAGGACGCGGAAGAGTACGCTAAAAGGATAGAAAATGCAAAGGAAGGAACTCAGATAAGGAGGTTTTCCAATAAAACGGACGATGAATCTGAAGCAGATGCCAACATAAAGGTCGACTTCAAATGCAAAACAATTACGATAGACGATGATACTAAAAAGTGTTCAACATGTGTATATTCTGAAGTAATGGTCCCAAGGAGACACATGAGATTCGGTCACTTTGGACCCGCAACGATCCTCGAGTGTATAAACGGTTACGATAACAACCTAGGATCATCTGAAAGACCATACTTTGTTCAAGAAGTCCAAAACTACCACCCAATATGTCTAGCATAA
- a CDS encoding dihydrolipoamide acetyltransferase component of pyruvate dehydrogenase, putative (encoded by transcript BEWA_031960A) has product MKARFRVISSGILQGFAQKYSIRQYSALAARSKLIPLLSETKVFTAFHSSRGFAKDVRVINVPTLGDSISEGTLATWKKNVGDYVDIDGVLAIVETDKVTVDVNSPAAGVIMKQYSNEGDTIFVGKPFIDLDVSAEKPAKTEAKSVEAPKVAEPTPAPEKTLSKPVQTPPSPPSPPKVVVSEGALETRVPMSRMRMRIAERLKHAQTENVMLSTFNECDMSKIMDLRKELNESGEVSCKLGFVSAFMRASTLSLLKMPIMNSYIEGKEIVTKNYVDISVAVATPTGLLVPVIRNCEGKTWEQLELALVNVAKKARENGLTVEDMTGGTFTISNGGVYGSLLSTPIINPPQSCILGMHAITKRCVVKNDEIVIRPMMNLALTYDHRLIDGRDAVTFLNSIKKYIENPSLMLIK; this is encoded by the exons ATGAAGGCAAGGTTTCGTGTAATTTCGTCTGGGATACTGCAAGGCTTTGCCCAAaagtactccattagacaGTACTCAGCTCTGGCGGCTCGCTCCAAGCTCATTCCTCTTTTGAGTGAAACAAAGGTTTTCACCGCCTTCCACAGCAGTCGTGGGTTTGccaaag ATGTCAGAGTTATCAATGTGCCTACCCTCGGAGATTCCATTAGCGAAGGAACTTTGGCAACTTGGAAGAAAAATGTCGGTGATTATGTGGATATAGACGGAGTATTGGCTATTGTAGAAACAGATAAGGTGACCGTTGATGTCAACTCTCCGGCTGCTGGTGTTATCATGAAACAATATTCAAATGAAG GTGACACTATATTCGTTGGAAAACCATTTATTGATCTCGACGTTTCTGCAGAAAAACCTGCTAAAACTGAAGCAAAATCTGTTGAAGCTCCCAAAGTTGCTGAGCCTACGCCTGCTCCAGAAAAGACTTTATCCAAACCAGTTCAGACACCTCCTAGTCCACCATCACCTCCAAAGGTTGTGGTTTCAGAAGGAGCTCTAGAGACTAGG GTTCCAATGAGCAGAATGCGCATGAGGATTGCAGAGCGCCTAAAGCACGCCCAAACTGAGAATGTTATGCTCTCTACATTCAATGAATGTGATATGAGCAAAATTATGGACTTGAGAAAGGAGCTAAATGAGTCGGGAGAAGTATCTTGCAAGCTAGGTTTTGTTTCCGCCTTTATGCGCGCCTCTACTTTATCGCTATTAAAGATGCCAATTATGAATTCTT ATattgaaggaaaagaaaTTGTAACAAAGAACTATGTAGATATTTCAGTTGCGGTTGCCACACCAACTGGCTTGCTGGTCCCTGTAATTAGAAATTGTGAAGGAAAAACATGGGAACAACTCGAACTTGCCTTGGTGAACGTAGCTAAAAAGGCTAGAGAAAATGGACTGACTGTCGAAGACATGACTGGTGGAACATTTACCATATCAAATGGAGGTGTTTATGGAAGTTTATTGAGCACGCCAATCATAAATCCTCCACAATCTTGTATTTTGG GTATGCATGCCATTACAAAACGCTGTGTAGtgaagaatgatgaaatcGTAATTAGGCCAATGATGAACCTTGCCCTCACATATGATCATAGATTAATCGATGGAAGGGATGCTGTCACATTTTTGAACTcaatcaaaaaatatattgaaaaCCCCTCACTAATGCTAATTAAGTAA